One window of the Sporomusaceae bacterium FL31 genome contains the following:
- the purH gene encoding bifunctional purine biosynthesis protein PurH: MNIKRALLSVSDKTGIVEFAQKLHSFGIEIISTGGTMKTLREAGIPVTYVSDVTGFPEIMDGRVKTLNPYIHGGILAIRDNEAHVAAMQQHHIQGIDMVVVNLYPFRQTIAKPDVTLADAIENIDIGGPAMIRAAAKNFNYVSVVVNPQRYAEIIRQLEETGAIADQFRMALAQEAYNHTSEYDAYISQYLSGQLGEGAFPQSMHLVLEKVQDLRYGENPHQQAAFYREKYYAGPGIANAQQLHGKELSFNNIADIEAAYAIVTEFDQPAVTIIKHTNPCGTGIGETIAAAYSKAYQADPVSAFGGIIALNRIVDQATAEQISSIFIEAVVAPGYDQAALDILTQKKNIRLLTIDMQPAAKMNSLDVKKVSGGMLVQSLDQADVSESDLKVVSQHQPSAEEWKQLLFAWKIVKHVKSNAIVVAGENQTYGVGAGQMNRVGSAQIALSQAGDKAKGAVLASDAFFPFRDTVDTAAKAGITAIIQPGGSVKDEESIAAANEHGIVMVFTGMRHFKH; this comes from the coding sequence ATGAATATAAAACGTGCGTTACTCAGCGTATCTGACAAAACTGGTATTGTGGAATTTGCTCAAAAACTGCATAGTTTTGGTATTGAAATCATTTCAACTGGCGGTACCATGAAAACACTGCGTGAGGCTGGCATCCCAGTCACTTATGTCAGTGATGTTACCGGCTTTCCTGAGATCATGGACGGACGGGTTAAAACGCTAAATCCCTATATTCATGGGGGAATATTGGCAATCAGGGATAATGAAGCTCATGTTGCTGCTATGCAGCAGCATCATATTCAAGGGATTGACATGGTCGTTGTCAATCTTTATCCATTCCGTCAAACGATCGCTAAACCAGACGTGACATTAGCTGATGCTATTGAGAACATTGATATTGGTGGACCAGCGATGATTCGAGCTGCCGCAAAAAACTTTAACTATGTATCGGTTGTGGTCAATCCGCAGCGCTATGCTGAAATTATCCGCCAGCTAGAAGAGACTGGTGCTATTGCTGATCAGTTTCGGATGGCGCTGGCACAAGAGGCTTATAATCATACTTCTGAGTATGATGCTTATATCAGCCAATATTTGTCTGGACAACTTGGCGAAGGTGCATTTCCTCAGAGTATGCACCTTGTGTTAGAAAAGGTACAGGATTTGCGTTATGGTGAAAATCCTCATCAGCAGGCAGCTTTTTACCGGGAAAAATATTATGCCGGACCTGGCATTGCAAATGCTCAGCAGCTTCATGGCAAGGAATTATCGTTTAATAATATTGCTGATATTGAAGCCGCATATGCCATTGTTACTGAGTTTGATCAACCGGCAGTGACCATTATTAAGCATACTAATCCTTGCGGTACTGGCATTGGTGAAACTATTGCAGCCGCTTATAGTAAAGCCTATCAGGCCGATCCTGTTTCAGCTTTTGGCGGTATTATTGCTCTAAATAGGATTGTCGATCAAGCGACTGCCGAACAAATCAGCAGTATTTTTATTGAAGCCGTTGTAGCTCCAGGGTATGATCAGGCAGCTTTAGACATCCTGACCCAGAAAAAGAATATCCGACTGCTTACAATTGATATGCAGCCAGCCGCTAAAATGAATAGTCTGGATGTCAAAAAGGTTTCGGGCGGAATGCTGGTTCAAAGTTTAGATCAAGCGGACGTTTCGGAGAGCGATCTGAAAGTAGTCTCGCAGCATCAGCCTTCTGCTGAAGAATGGAAACAACTGCTATTTGCCTGGAAAATTGTTAAGCATGTAAAATCCAATGCCATTGTGGTAGCTGGCGAGAATCAGACTTATGGCGTGGGCGCAGGTCAAATGAATCGGGTAGGTTCGGCTCAGATTGCATTGTCACAAGCTGGCGATAAGGCAAAAGGTGCAGTATTGGCTTCAGATGCATTTTTCCCGTTTCGTGATACCGTGGATACGGCTGCTAAGGCTGGTATTACAGCCATCATTCAACCAGGCGGTTCAGTGAAAGATGAGGAGTCAATTGCTGCAGCCAACGAGCATGGGATTGTGATGGTATTCACTGGAATGAGACATTTTAAACATTAA
- a CDS encoding peptidase, giving the protein MTLQLEKNYHGFKLIEEKKLNEINSMAYLFYHEKSGARLLYLANEDDNKVFSVTFRTPPEDSTGVAHIVEHSVLCGSRKFNMKEPFVELIKGSLNTYLNAMTFPDKTMYPVASRNDKDFHNLMDVYLDAVFFPNIYKYPEILMQEGWHYELEDKDAELTYKGVVYNEMKGAFSSPEAILDKEILASLFPDTTYGFESGGDPDVIPELTQEGFQEFHRKLYHPSNSYIYLYGKLDILEKLAFIDLEYLASFDKIETDSAVNEQKLFNNKVESVGEYPISPNEQAQDKTFLSLNFIVGKATEPEKTLSFQILEHLLLRTQAAPLKKALIDAEIGKDVLSIFSDSILQPTFSVIVSGSNEEHKDKFEKIIVDTLEKLVADGIDKKLIEASINLMEFKLREADFGRSPKGLVYNIKCMNSWLYDESPFLHLEYEAALKKVKSALTSNYFEQLIKERLLENTHKTLVVLKPQQGMAEQKSKEIKEHMANYKSKLSATEIEELIKQTQALKIRQETPDSPETLAVIPLLNLADIDAKSEQLILTEREEQGIQVLFHPIVTNQIAYVNIYFDAGGIPQSKIPYAYLLAEFLGKLSTEKHEYSELANEINIHTGGIIYDVLAYTENDNDDIYYPKFRIKSKALVSKLPKMFDLVGQIATRSSFTDKKRLKELVQQVKSTLSMFLLRNAQQVAAGRVLSYFSPSSKYNEVGMLTFYEFMVDLEKNFDNKVAEISSSLSEAAELIFNKANLTVSVTVEEEQYPQFQQAFSGFCEYLGQKAVEKQEYNFQVEALNEGLMTSGKVQYVAKGANFRKLGYNYHGSLKVLETILRYDYLWNKIRVQGGAYGAFAQFRRNGNMVLGSYRDPNLCETLTVYDQTPEYLRKFDVSEREMTKYIIGTMSQLDTPLTPQMKGDVAAECYIRKITQEIIQQERNEVLSTRQGDIQKLADLIDSAMKENYLCVLGSEEKICDNKETFKQIKNVFE; this is encoded by the coding sequence ATGACCTTACAGTTAGAGAAGAACTATCATGGGTTTAAGCTTATTGAAGAAAAGAAACTTAATGAGATTAATTCTATGGCATATCTGTTTTATCATGAGAAAAGTGGAGCCCGCCTGTTATATCTCGCCAATGAAGATGATAATAAAGTGTTCTCGGTGACTTTCCGGACTCCACCGGAAGATAGTACAGGAGTGGCTCATATCGTAGAACATTCCGTCTTATGCGGATCGCGCAAATTTAACATGAAAGAGCCCTTTGTTGAATTAATCAAAGGCTCGCTTAATACCTACTTAAACGCCATGACTTTTCCGGACAAGACCATGTATCCAGTCGCAAGCCGCAATGATAAAGATTTTCATAATTTGATGGATGTCTATCTGGATGCGGTGTTTTTTCCAAATATCTATAAATATCCTGAGATTCTTATGCAGGAAGGCTGGCATTATGAACTCGAAGACAAAGATGCTGAACTTACCTATAAGGGTGTTGTCTATAATGAAATGAAAGGTGCTTTTTCATCACCTGAAGCCATCCTTGATAAAGAAATCTTGGCTTCATTGTTTCCTGATACAACTTATGGGTTTGAATCAGGTGGTGATCCAGATGTCATTCCTGAATTAACTCAGGAAGGTTTTCAAGAGTTTCACCGCAAGCTTTATCATCCATCCAATAGCTACATCTATCTTTATGGAAAGCTGGATATTCTTGAAAAGTTAGCGTTTATCGATTTAGAATATCTGGCTAGTTTCGATAAGATTGAAACAGATTCCGCAGTGAATGAACAGAAGCTGTTTAACAATAAGGTGGAATCGGTAGGCGAATATCCTATTTCTCCGAACGAACAAGCTCAAGATAAAACTTTTCTCAGCTTAAATTTCATTGTCGGCAAGGCGACAGAACCGGAAAAGACGTTGTCGTTTCAAATTTTAGAACATTTATTGTTACGTACTCAGGCTGCACCCTTAAAGAAAGCGCTGATTGATGCTGAGATTGGCAAAGATGTGCTGAGTATTTTCAGTGATAGTATTCTTCAGCCTACATTTAGTGTGATTGTCAGCGGCTCAAATGAGGAACATAAAGACAAATTTGAAAAAATTATTGTCGATACACTGGAAAAACTCGTTGCCGATGGAATTGATAAAAAGCTTATTGAAGCTTCGATTAATTTGATGGAATTTAAATTGCGGGAAGCAGATTTTGGCCGCAGTCCCAAAGGGCTGGTCTATAATATCAAATGCATGAATAGCTGGCTGTATGATGAAAGTCCATTTTTACATTTAGAGTATGAAGCGGCTTTAAAGAAAGTGAAGTCAGCCTTAACCAGTAACTATTTTGAACAGTTAATTAAAGAACGGCTGCTGGAGAATACCCATAAGACATTGGTTGTTTTGAAACCGCAGCAAGGGATGGCTGAACAAAAAAGCAAAGAAATTAAAGAACATATGGCTAACTATAAGAGTAAGCTTTCGGCAACAGAAATTGAGGAACTCATCAAACAGACCCAGGCGCTGAAAATAAGGCAGGAAACACCTGATTCACCGGAAACCTTGGCGGTAATTCCTCTGCTTAATTTGGCTGATATTGACGCTAAGTCGGAACAGCTCATTCTTACTGAGCGGGAAGAGCAGGGGATTCAGGTATTATTTCACCCCATTGTTACCAATCAGATTGCCTATGTCAATATCTATTTTGATGCTGGCGGCATACCTCAGAGTAAGATTCCTTATGCTTATTTGTTAGCTGAATTCTTAGGCAAGCTTTCTACTGAAAAGCATGAATATAGTGAATTGGCCAATGAAATCAATATTCATACCGGCGGCATTATTTACGATGTTCTTGCTTATACCGAGAATGATAATGATGATATTTATTATCCTAAATTTCGAATTAAATCCAAGGCGTTGGTCAGCAAACTGCCGAAAATGTTTGATTTGGTAGGACAGATTGCTACCCGTAGCAGTTTTACTGATAAAAAACGGCTTAAGGAACTGGTTCAGCAAGTCAAATCCACTCTGTCCATGTTCTTGCTGCGTAATGCTCAACAGGTTGCAGCAGGCAGAGTATTATCCTACTTTTCGCCGTCATCCAAATATAATGAAGTGGGTATGCTGACTTTTTATGAGTTTATGGTGGATTTAGAAAAGAATTTTGACAATAAAGTGGCAGAAATCAGCAGCAGCCTTAGTGAAGCAGCTGAGCTGATTTTTAACAAAGCCAATCTCACTGTCAGCGTAACGGTTGAAGAAGAACAATATCCACAGTTCCAGCAAGCTTTCTCTGGATTTTGCGAGTATCTAGGACAGAAGGCTGTTGAAAAACAAGAATATAACTTCCAGGTTGAGGCATTAAACGAAGGCTTAATGACCTCAGGAAAAGTGCAGTATGTAGCGAAAGGTGCTAATTTCCGGAAGCTGGGCTACAACTATCATGGCAGTCTGAAAGTATTGGAAACCATCTTGCGTTATGATTATCTTTGGAATAAGATCAGGGTGCAAGGTGGGGCTTATGGTGCCTTTGCCCAGTTCCGACGCAACGGGAATATGGTATTAGGCTCTTACCGTGACCCTAACTTATGCGAAACTTTGACGGTGTATGATCAAACGCCTGAATATCTGCGGAAATTTGACGTAAGTGAGCGTGAAATGACTAAGTATATTATTGGTACAATGAGCCAGCTGGACACGCCGCTTACACCGCAGATGAAGGGCGATGTTGCTGCTGAATGCTACATTCGCAAGATTACCCAGGAAATTATTCAGCAAGAACGGAATGAGGTGCTGAGTACCCGGCAGGGCGACATTCAGAAATTGGCTGATTTGATTGATAGCGCCATGAAAGAAAATTATCTTTGTGTGTTAGGCAGTGAAGAAAAAATTTGTGATAACAAGGAAACCTTTAAACAAATTAAAAATGTATTTGAATAA
- a CDS encoding NLP/P60 — protein sequence MFKYKSPLAVALLLTISVTFTAPASAYASALDNLLAQTTNSSTTNTASSSSGTGVFDILIGLLLGKFIGNISSKSNDVSNVLGLNSSKTATETTVSGNALIDTGKKYMGVPYVWGGTTPDGFDCSGFTQYVMKQNGITIPRTAAEQFAAGTSVDKSKLKVGDLVFFTTYKPGASHVGFYMGNGQFLHASSAAQQVTTSSLDEQYYVDHYIGARRY from the coding sequence ATGTTTAAGTACAAATCGCCGCTTGCAGTTGCCTTGCTCCTTACGATATCCGTTACTTTTACCGCCCCGGCTTCGGCTTATGCCTCGGCGTTGGACAACCTATTAGCTCAAACAACGAATTCGTCTACAACGAATACAGCTAGTTCTTCATCCGGTACTGGCGTATTTGATATCTTAATAGGCTTACTGCTGGGTAAATTCATCGGCAATATTTCCAGCAAAAGTAATGATGTATCCAACGTACTAGGTCTTAATTCCAGTAAAACTGCCACTGAGACAACAGTTTCAGGTAATGCGCTGATTGATACCGGTAAAAAGTATATGGGAGTCCCTTATGTATGGGGCGGAACAACGCCAGACGGCTTTGATTGTTCAGGTTTTACACAATATGTCATGAAACAAAATGGGATTACCATCCCTCGTACAGCTGCCGAACAATTTGCTGCTGGTACTTCAGTCGATAAGAGTAAGTTAAAAGTCGGTGACTTAGTATTCTTCACGACCTATAAACCAGGCGCATCCCATGTCGGCTTCTATATGGGTAATGGACAGTTCCTTCATGCCAGCTCCGCAGCCCAACAAGTAACAACTTCATCCCTAGATGAACAATACTATGTAGATCATTACATCGGAGCACGCCGCTATTAA
- the purN gene encoding phosphoribosylglycinamide formyltransferase: MAETTVLGILASGRGSNLQSIIDAISTGKLAAKIGVVISDKPDANALKRAVDLNLTAVCVDRKQYKTQQEFEQALVTELKLHQVELVILAGFMRILSPYFVHAFANRIMNIHPSLLPAFPGKHAQEQAIHYGAKVSGCTVHFVDEGMDSGPIILQQTVPVLPDDTPSTLAERILQQEHVIYPQAIKLYIENKLQIEGRMVKVVDRKND; encoded by the coding sequence GTGGCTGAAACAACAGTTTTGGGGATTTTGGCCTCCGGACGCGGCAGTAATTTACAATCAATTATTGATGCCATCTCGACAGGTAAACTGGCAGCCAAAATTGGGGTTGTTATTAGTGATAAGCCTGATGCCAATGCGCTAAAACGGGCTGTTGATTTGAATTTGACAGCCGTGTGTGTGGACCGGAAACAGTATAAAACCCAGCAGGAATTTGAGCAGGCTTTAGTCACTGAATTAAAGCTGCACCAAGTCGAATTGGTCATTCTAGCTGGATTTATGAGAATTCTCAGCCCGTATTTTGTTCATGCATTTGCCAATCGGATTATGAATATTCATCCATCCTTATTACCTGCTTTTCCAGGCAAGCATGCACAAGAACAAGCCATTCATTATGGGGCAAAAGTGTCAGGCTGCACTGTGCATTTTGTTGATGAAGGAATGGACAGCGGTCCAATCATTTTACAGCAGACCGTGCCGGTACTGCCTGATGATACTCCGTCAACCTTAGCTGAACGGATCTTACAGCAAGAACATGTCATCTATCCGCAGGCAATCAAGCTTTATATCGAAAACAAATTGCAGATTGAAGGGCGAATGGTTAAGGTAGTTGACCGGAAAAATGATTAG
- the purD gene encoding phosphoribosylamine--glycine ligase codes for MRILVIGGGGREHTLAWKLAMSPRVEKIYCIPGNPGISQIAECIDLNLADNQALVDFAINHHIDLTVVGPEMPLANGIVDAFDKQALKIFGPTQAAAELEGSKAFAKELMKKYQIPTANFEVFTDAESAKDYIVKIGAPVVVKADGLAAGKGVVVAMSLDEALAAVDMIMRDQAFGLAGSRVVIEEYLTGEEASLLAFTDGYTVVPMISAQDHKRAFDGDQGPNTGGMGTYAPAPVVTADILEQIKQQVLQPTVDAMRAEGRIYRGCLYAGLMINENGPKVIEFNARFGDPETQVVLPLLASDLVTVMEACVDGKLADIEVSWEEKAAVCVVMAAGGYPGSYAKGDAITGITAAEQHGALVFQAGTALKEDTIITNGGRVLGITATAPTILDAVEKAYHAVKEIKFIDMHYRTDIAHRAIKRNH; via the coding sequence GTGCGAATTTTAGTAATTGGCGGTGGCGGCCGCGAACATACTTTAGCGTGGAAGCTGGCTATGAGCCCACGAGTGGAGAAAATATACTGTATTCCGGGAAATCCTGGCATTAGTCAAATTGCCGAATGTATAGACCTTAATCTAGCTGACAATCAGGCTTTAGTGGATTTTGCGATCAATCATCACATTGACTTAACGGTTGTAGGGCCGGAAATGCCATTAGCCAATGGGATAGTCGATGCTTTTGATAAACAAGCTTTGAAAATTTTTGGACCGACTCAGGCAGCCGCTGAATTGGAAGGCTCAAAGGCCTTTGCTAAAGAGTTAATGAAAAAATATCAGATACCAACCGCTAATTTTGAAGTGTTTACCGATGCTGAATCAGCCAAGGATTATATTGTGAAAATTGGTGCTCCGGTGGTTGTAAAGGCTGACGGTTTAGCAGCTGGCAAAGGTGTCGTCGTGGCGATGTCCTTAGACGAAGCTCTTGCAGCTGTTGATATGATTATGCGTGATCAGGCTTTTGGTTTGGCTGGCAGCAGGGTAGTTATTGAAGAGTACTTAACAGGGGAAGAGGCTTCTTTGCTGGCATTCACTGATGGGTATACTGTTGTTCCAATGATTTCTGCACAAGATCATAAACGGGCTTTCGATGGGGATCAAGGTCCTAATACAGGCGGTATGGGTACTTATGCACCAGCTCCGGTTGTTACTGCTGACATCTTAGAACAGATCAAGCAGCAGGTTCTGCAACCGACAGTTGATGCAATGCGGGCTGAAGGTAGAATATATCGTGGTTGCTTATATGCTGGGTTAATGATCAATGAAAATGGCCCCAAAGTGATTGAATTTAATGCAAGATTCGGGGATCCTGAAACCCAGGTTGTACTGCCTTTGCTGGCTAGTGACTTAGTAACCGTAATGGAAGCCTGCGTGGATGGAAAACTTGCAGATATCGAAGTCAGCTGGGAAGAAAAAGCTGCTGTATGTGTTGTCATGGCAGCCGGTGGTTATCCTGGTAGCTATGCAAAAGGCGATGCTATCACTGGAATTACTGCTGCTGAACAACATGGAGCGTTAGTCTTTCAGGCCGGCACCGCTCTTAAAGAAGATACCATTATCACAAATGGCGGGAGAGTACTTGGCATTACGGCGACAGCACCGACTATTCTGGACGCTGTTGAAAAGGCTTATCATGCCGTTAAAGAAATTAAGTTTATTGACATGCATTATCGTACCGATATTGCTCATCGAGCTATTAAACGTAATCATTAA